The following are from one region of the Nicotiana tomentosiformis chromosome 7, ASM39032v3, whole genome shotgun sequence genome:
- the LOC138895720 gene encoding uncharacterized protein has product MEGAELASYCLKGVAYSWFEMWEDSREEGSHPARLSEFADAFIDHFMPAEIKPSRASKFENLKLGSTSVWEYHMRFAGLSKYAIYMLPTMDARVCWFVQGLSPLVINEAVIYALNSDMNYGKMVAFSQDTETRKRKNRMERESSNRARSAGTFSGTSGDSGGGRTAFKGGSSGSSQSFAQYSVSAPPSGPSQQQGNRFIPSHGNRGSYKQGRSAERFQQQRRRPCPRCGKMHFGTYYMDQPKCYECGMRGHIHRDYRSSHQSMGSGTAQPASSAATTSAAPPPARGTPASIGRGAARGGT; this is encoded by the coding sequence ATGGAGGGagcagagttggcctcctactgcctgaaaggggtggcctattcttggtttgagatgtgggaggactcccgtgaggaggggagccatCCGGCAAGGTTGAGTGAATTTGCcgatgctttcattgatcatttcaTGCCTGCCGAAATTAAGCCATCCCGTGCCTCCAAGTTTGAGAACCTAAAACTTGGTAGCAcaagtgtgtgggagtatcatatgagattcgccggcttgtccaaatatgccatctacatgttgcctactatggacgCTAGAGTGTgctggtttgtgcagggccttagccccttggttattaatgaggccgttATATATGCCTTGAactctgatatgaactatggtaagatggtggcattttctcaagacacagagacccgcaaacggaagaatagaatggagcgagaaAGTAGCAATAGGGCCCGGTCAGCGGGTACCTTCAGTGGTACTTCTGGTGATAGTGGTGGTGGTAGAACAGCTTTCAAGGGAGGATCATCAGGGTCgtcccagtcttttgctcagtattcagtcagtgcaccgccatcggggcccagtcagcagcaggggaACCGTTTTATACCCAGCCATGGCAATAGAGGATCCTACAAGCAGGGTCGGTCTGCTGAGAGATTTCAGCAGCAGCGAAGGCGCCCATGCCCTAGGTGcgggaagatgcactttgggaCCTACTACATGGACCAGCCCAAATGCTACGagtgtggtatgaggggtcacattcatagGGATTACCGTTCGTCTCACCAGAGCATGGGCAGCGGTAcagcacagccagccagttctgcagctactacatccgcagcacctcctccggctcgaggcaccccagcatccatagggcgtggtgcagctaggggtggcacATAA
- the LOC138895721 gene encoding uncharacterized protein, which yields MDYLIELGMVDFDVIMGMDSLYSCFPKFDWRTKTIRFEFLTESVIEWKGDNVVPKGRFISYLKDTKMINNGCIYHMVRVTDTDVEAPTLESVSVVNAFPEVFPDKLPGIPPDIEIDFGIDVMLGTHPMSTPSYIMAPAELKELKEK from the coding sequence ATGGActatctcattgaattggggatggtcgattttgatgtaataatgggcaTGGATTCTCTTTACTCATGTTTCCCTAAGTTTGACTGGCGAACCAAAaccattaggtttgaatttctaactgagtcagtgattgaatggaagggggataatgtggtgccgaagggtaggtttatttcttaccttaaggacaCAAAGATGATTAACAATGGGTGTATCTACCATATGGTCcgggttacagacaccgatgttgaggcaccaACACTTGAGTCTGTGTCTGTTGTGAATGcatttccagaggtctttccaGATAAGCTCCCTGGGATCCCGCCAGACatagagattgattttgggattgatgtgatgctaggCACGCACCCTATGTCTACTCCATCCTAcataatggcaccggcagaattgaaagagctaaaagaaaaatag